Proteins co-encoded in one Corylus avellana chromosome ca9, CavTom2PMs-1.0 genomic window:
- the LOC132162157 gene encoding uncharacterized protein LOC132162157 isoform X2, which produces MHRLETDTDRQEVSCLRLDISTNVSLDGVDASSIISKATSTVANLIGKPEDVVMIGSKGSIPRSMISFGSFDGNEEASAFAELVSNLGINLNTKDKLSSAIASIFGSNLSISKTRFFVKFYDEGSTSGTANHENTAIVSMVMADF; this is translated from the exons ATGCACAGACTAGAGACAGATACAGACAGACAAGAGGTGTCTTGCCTGAGACTGGACATTTCGACCAACGTCAGCCTAGATGGCGTCGATGCCTCATCCATCATTTCCAAAGCCACCTCCACCGTGGCCAATCTCATTGGCAAACCTGAAGAC GTTGTGATGATTGGGTCGAAGGGTTCAATACCCAGATCAATGATATCATTTGGTTCATTTGATGGGAATGAGGAAGCATCAGCCTTTGCTGAGTTGGTGTCCAATCTCGGCATCAACTTGAATACAAAGGATAAGCTGAGTAGTGCAATTGCCTCAATTTTTGGGAGCAATTTGTCCATCTCCAAGACGAGAttctttgtcaaattttatGACGAG gGGTCAACCTCTGGAACAGCAAATCATGAGAACACAGCCATAGTTTCCATGGTAATGGCTGATTTTTGA
- the LOC132162157 gene encoding uncharacterized protein LOC132162157 isoform X1 yields the protein MELTGSCALYPKCIRFDVKIAAAVADETNLPFVIAENKFETLKTNMHRLETDTDRQEVSCLRLDISTNVSLDGVDASSIISKATSTVANLIGKPEDVVMIGSKGSIPRSMISFGSFDGNEEASAFAELVSNLGINLNTKDKLSSAIASIFGSNLSISKTRFFVKFYDEGSTSGTANHENTAIVSMVMADF from the exons ATGGAATTGACCGGGTCTTGTGCACTCTACCCCAAATGTATCAG GTTTGATGTAAAGATAGCTGCAGCAGTAGCTGACGAAACAAACTTACCATTTGTCATTGcagaaaacaaatttgaaactttg AAAACTAATATGCACAGACTAGAGACAGATACAGACAGACAAGAGGTGTCTTGCCTGAGACTGGACATTTCGACCAACGTCAGCCTAGATGGCGTCGATGCCTCATCCATCATTTCCAAAGCCACCTCCACCGTGGCCAATCTCATTGGCAAACCTGAAGAC GTTGTGATGATTGGGTCGAAGGGTTCAATACCCAGATCAATGATATCATTTGGTTCATTTGATGGGAATGAGGAAGCATCAGCCTTTGCTGAGTTGGTGTCCAATCTCGGCATCAACTTGAATACAAAGGATAAGCTGAGTAGTGCAATTGCCTCAATTTTTGGGAGCAATTTGTCCATCTCCAAGACGAGAttctttgtcaaattttatGACGAG gGGTCAACCTCTGGAACAGCAAATCATGAGAACACAGCCATAGTTTCCATGGTAATGGCTGATTTTTGA
- the LOC132191318 gene encoding protein LURP-one-related 10-like — MAQPMGVRPVADHPASVISSNYCAPHPIDLAIVRKVKPLTGESFEITNIEGNIVFKLKAPYSFSHSLRVLLDAAGNPIVTFRQKINSWHGRWKVFRGSSTDSSNLLFSAKRSSMFQYVNSTIDVFLANNTREDYCDFKLKGSYRLRSCVIYAGDSTTLIAQMHKEQSRQRIFQLPKDKFTVTVNPNIDYAFIVVLILILYEIDSSD, encoded by the exons ATGGCACAGCCAATGGGTGTGCGGCCAGTAGCTGATCATCCTGCTTCAGTTATCAGCTCCAATTATTGCGCTCCTCATCCTATTGATCTTGCAATCGTCAGAAAGGTCAAGCCCCTAACCGGGGAAAGCTTTGAAATCACAAACATCGAAGGCAACATCGTTTTTAAACTCAAAGCACCCTATAGCTTCAGCCATAGCCTGCGTGTCTTACTTGATGCAGCTGGAAATCCCATTGTCACTTTCAGACAGAAG ATAAACTCATGGCATGGTAGATGGAAAGTTTTTAGGGGTAGTAGCACAGACTCCAGCAATCTACTCTTCAGTGCTAAGCGATCTTCAATGTTCCAATATGTCAATAGCACAATAGACGTGTTCTTGGCAAATAACACAAGAGAGGATTATTGTGACTTCAAGCTGAAGGGAAGTTATCGGCTACGATCTTGTGTCATTTATGCTGGAGACTCAACCACACTAATTGCCCAG ATGCATAAGGAGCAATCCCGGCAACGCATCTTCCAGCTTCCAAAGGACAAATTCACGGTGACAGTGAATCCCAACATTGATTACGCATTCATAGTTGTGCTTATTTTGATTCTTTACGAGATCGATAGTTCGGACTGA